One genomic segment of Myxococcales bacterium includes these proteins:
- a CDS encoding serine/threonine protein kinase, translating into MKGAVKGAVKLASGGHATVWLAKDREGNRVARKCPHPHLLEDPDVRFALHREAEIAMRLHHRNVVQLRGVELVDDAPVLVLDYVEGANLAELVRDWRRSDRPATARAVVRIILDGAAGLHALHELRDERGDPLALVHRDVSPQNVLVGVDGVARISDFGLAKCLATDRATTEGVLKGKAGYLAPEYVRGEAGDRRQDVFSLAVVAWEALAQERLFRGDNDAQTLERILTLPIPSLATARPELNAAPLDAVLARALARHPGDRFATAEEFAEALSTAAKSVGLLGTEDDVRGCFTAERRALLEAHARALALPTRGPPRRRVVVALSLAAIVAAGAGVSFRAYRSTRVSPASAPVSRSAAAPPRAQESTPGEAPALAPAASAQGEPQTRDVAPSPSVDAPKRSAGPRARPVSSSAPLRPRQNPY; encoded by the coding sequence GTGAAGGGCGCCGTGAAGGGGGCCGTCAAGCTCGCCTCCGGCGGCCACGCGACCGTGTGGCTCGCCAAGGACCGCGAGGGCAATCGGGTCGCGCGAAAGTGTCCGCACCCGCACCTCTTAGAGGATCCCGACGTGCGCTTCGCGCTGCATCGCGAGGCGGAGATCGCGATGCGCCTGCATCATCGCAATGTGGTGCAGCTCCGGGGCGTCGAGCTCGTCGATGACGCGCCTGTGTTGGTGCTCGACTACGTCGAAGGCGCCAACCTCGCCGAGCTCGTGCGCGACTGGCGAAGGAGCGACCGTCCGGCGACGGCGCGCGCCGTCGTCCGTATCATCCTCGACGGCGCCGCCGGACTCCATGCGCTCCACGAGCTGCGCGACGAACGGGGCGATCCGCTTGCCCTCGTTCACCGCGACGTGTCCCCGCAAAACGTCTTGGTCGGCGTAGACGGCGTGGCACGCATCTCGGACTTCGGCCTCGCGAAATGCCTCGCGACCGATCGCGCGACGACGGAGGGGGTGCTCAAAGGTAAGGCCGGGTACTTGGCGCCGGAGTACGTGCGTGGTGAGGCCGGCGATCGCCGGCAAGATGTCTTTTCGCTGGCCGTCGTGGCGTGGGAGGCGCTCGCTCAGGAGCGGCTCTTTCGCGGCGACAACGACGCGCAGACGCTCGAACGAATTCTGACGCTGCCGATCCCGTCGCTGGCCACGGCGCGGCCCGAACTCAACGCTGCGCCCCTCGACGCGGTGCTGGCCCGCGCCCTCGCGCGTCACCCCGGCGACCGATTCGCGACGGCGGAGGAATTCGCGGAGGCGCTCTCAACGGCCGCGAAGTCGGTGGGCCTGCTAGGGACCGAGGATGATGTGAGGGGCTGCTTCACGGCGGAGCGCCGAGCGCTCCTCGAGGCGCACGCGAGGGCGCTGGCGCTGCCGACGCGGGGGCCACCGCGCCGTCGCGTCGTCGTCGCGCTTTCGCTGGCGGCTATCGTCGCCGCTGGGGCTGGGGTGAGCTTCCGAGCGTATCGCTCGACGCGGGTATCGCCTGCGTCCGCTCCCGTCTCTCGGTCCGCGGCCGCGCCGCCAAGGGCGCAGGAGAGCACCCCCGGTGAGGCGCCAGCGCTCGCGCCCGCGGCTTCGGCTCAAGGCGAACCGCAAACTCGAGACGTGGCACCTTCGCCGTCCGTCGACGCGCCGAAGCGAAGCGCTGGTCCGAGGGCTCGGCCCGTGTCGAGCTCCGCGCCGCTTCGGCCTCGGCAAAACCCGTACTGA
- a CDS encoding sigma 54-interacting transcriptional regulator codes for MSENDEDGFPDDATTKLVKPKGRAEPFVLVVVDGPSRGKRAPLTKGTAKVGSSSICELAVDDRAVSRIHYEVTATSRGLSLRDLGSTNGTFVAGLGVSLATIPPGALILAGGTTVRVEGSGDGFALPGVSTGEAFGGLFGKSVAMRQVFAILERAAPSDATVLLRGETGTGKEVAARAIHDASPRARGPFVAVDCGAIPEALFESELFGHARGPLTGASCDRAGGCEEAHQGTLFLDEIGELPCRSRPSSSARSRRGRSVASAPTSSAPSTSASSRPRIGRWSRRSMAVPFAKISTTASRSSRFCCRLCANVPPTSRSSRTASTKRAAGEARCRPSSWRRSRGDRSPATCASSNTPSNAPSC; via the coding sequence GTGAGCGAAAACGACGAAGACGGATTCCCCGACGATGCCACGACCAAGTTGGTGAAGCCAAAGGGCCGCGCCGAGCCGTTTGTGCTCGTGGTCGTCGACGGACCATCGAGGGGAAAAAGGGCGCCGCTAACGAAGGGAACGGCCAAGGTCGGCTCGTCGTCGATCTGCGAGCTCGCGGTCGACGACCGGGCCGTGTCCCGGATCCACTACGAGGTGACAGCCACGTCGCGCGGTTTGTCGCTTCGTGATCTCGGCAGTACCAATGGCACGTTCGTAGCGGGCCTCGGCGTCTCGCTCGCCACGATCCCGCCGGGAGCGCTCATCCTAGCGGGAGGCACCACGGTGCGCGTCGAAGGGTCGGGCGACGGCTTCGCGCTGCCGGGAGTATCGACGGGTGAGGCCTTCGGCGGACTCTTCGGCAAGAGCGTCGCGATGCGGCAGGTCTTTGCGATCCTCGAGCGCGCGGCGCCGAGCGACGCGACGGTGCTCTTGCGAGGAGAGACCGGCACAGGGAAGGAGGTCGCCGCGCGCGCCATCCACGACGCGTCACCCCGGGCCCGCGGACCGTTCGTCGCCGTCGACTGCGGCGCCATTCCCGAGGCCCTCTTCGAGAGCGAGCTCTTCGGTCACGCTCGCGGCCCGCTCACCGGCGCCTCGTGCGATCGCGCGGGCGGCTGTGAAGAAGCGCACCAAGGGACGCTCTTCCTCGACGAGATCGGCGAGCTCCCCTGTCGCTCCAGGCCAAGCTCCTCCGCGCGCTCGAGACGCGGACGATCCGTCGCGTCGGCACCAACGTCGAGCGCTCCGTCGACGTCCGCGTCGTCGCGGCCACGCATCGGCCGCTGGAGCAGGCGGTCAATGGCGGTACCTTTCGCGAAGATCTCTACTACCGCCTCGCGGTCGTCGAGGTTCTGCTGCCGCCTTTGCGCGAACGTCCCGCCGACATCGCGGAGCTCGCGGACCGCTTCCACAAAGCGCGCGGCGGGCGAGGCCCGCTGCCGCCCGAGTTCTTGGCGTCGCTCGCGCGGCGATCGTTCCCCGGCAACGTGCGCGAGCTCAAACACACCGTCGAACGCGCCCTCTTGCTAG
- a CDS encoding sigma 54-interacting transcriptional regulator gives MPLREPTDGDESPTNIVDKEESPEAGQKAHLVGLWGGAQGGSLFFELPETGTLFVGRSPGTAEVRLDHDSVSRRHARLHVNHGDVRIEDLRSANGTWLAGQRLPSDVPVPMPVGVPVEVGTAVLLLVRSGSAPLVRVGQPLALRDPQMIRVSGVVDVVAKSKLSVLLIGDTGVGKERLAAQLHEASRRASGPFIKVNCAALVESLLEAELFGHERGAFTGASQAKAGLVEAAHGGTLFLDEVGDMPLSTQAKVLRFLESGEVTRVGSVTPRIVDVRIVAATNVDLRALVEEGRFRRDLYFRLDGATIFVPPLRDRPGDVAPLAQSFADEACVEAGRAPVRLTDDALARLRRTIGRATCAS, from the coding sequence ATGCCTCTCCGCGAGCCCACCGATGGCGACGAATCGCCGACCAACATCGTCGACAAGGAGGAGTCTCCGGAGGCGGGGCAGAAGGCGCACCTCGTTGGGCTCTGGGGCGGGGCGCAGGGCGGCTCTCTGTTCTTCGAGCTGCCGGAGACGGGAACGCTTTTCGTAGGTCGTAGCCCTGGCACCGCCGAGGTGCGCCTCGACCACGATTCGGTTTCGCGAAGGCATGCGCGCCTTCACGTGAATCACGGCGACGTGCGCATCGAAGATCTGCGCAGCGCCAACGGCACTTGGCTCGCCGGTCAGCGCCTTCCGAGTGACGTGCCGGTACCGATGCCCGTCGGGGTGCCCGTCGAGGTCGGGACCGCCGTGCTCCTCCTCGTCCGGTCCGGCTCGGCGCCGCTCGTTCGCGTCGGTCAGCCGCTCGCGCTGCGCGACCCGCAGATGATCCGCGTGAGCGGCGTTGTCGACGTCGTGGCCAAGAGCAAACTCAGCGTCCTTCTTATCGGCGACACGGGCGTCGGCAAGGAACGCCTGGCGGCTCAGCTTCATGAGGCATCGCGGCGCGCGTCGGGACCGTTCATCAAGGTCAACTGCGCCGCTCTCGTCGAGTCGCTCCTCGAAGCGGAGCTCTTCGGGCACGAGCGCGGCGCCTTCACGGGCGCGTCGCAAGCCAAGGCTGGACTCGTCGAGGCGGCCCACGGTGGCACGCTGTTCTTGGACGAGGTCGGCGACATGCCGCTCTCGACGCAGGCGAAGGTGCTTCGCTTCCTCGAGTCGGGCGAGGTCACGCGCGTAGGAAGCGTGACGCCGCGCATCGTTGACGTGCGCATCGTGGCCGCCACCAACGTGGACCTTCGCGCCCTCGTCGAGGAGGGCCGCTTCCGTCGCGATCTTTACTTCCGCCTCGACGGCGCCACGATCTTCGTGCCTCCTCTTCGCGATCGTCCCGGCGACGTAGCGCCACTCGCGCAATCGTTCGCCGACGAGGCTTGTGTCGAGGCAGGGCGTGCGCCGGTGCGGCTCACCGATGACGCGCTCGCGCGCTTGCGACGCACGATTGGCCGGGCAACGTGCGCGAGCTGA
- a CDS encoding NADAR family protein — MELPKDIEALRARVRQGESFKYFPFYGHTRSVGRVTASCLSQWYEAEFRVGEDRYATAEHYMMAEKARLFGDERALGEILAAATPAEAKRLGRTVRGFDASRWAERRSAVVILGNVQKFSQHAELRAFLLGCGSVVFVEASPRDRIWGIGLGRANPAAADPFSWRGLNLLGFALSAVAEQLASP, encoded by the coding sequence ATGGAGCTTCCGAAAGACATCGAAGCGCTGCGGGCCCGGGTGCGGCAAGGGGAGTCGTTCAAATATTTCCCCTTCTACGGCCACACGCGAAGCGTAGGCCGAGTCACGGCCAGTTGCTTGAGCCAGTGGTACGAAGCGGAGTTCCGCGTCGGGGAAGATCGCTACGCCACGGCGGAGCACTACATGATGGCGGAGAAGGCGCGCCTCTTCGGCGACGAGCGCGCCCTTGGTGAGATCCTCGCGGCCGCGACGCCAGCCGAAGCGAAGCGGCTTGGGCGCACGGTGCGAGGTTTCGACGCCAGCCGCTGGGCCGAGCGTCGATCTGCCGTCGTCATCTTGGGCAACGTCCAGAAGTTCTCCCAGCACGCCGAGCTTCGCGCCTTCCTGCTCGGCTGTGGCTCCGTGGTCTTCGTCGAAGCGAGCCCCCGCGATCGCATTTGGGGCATCGGCCTCGGGCGAGCGAATCCCGCCGCGGCTGATCCCTTCTCGTGGCGCGGCTTGAACCTCTTGGGGTTCGCCCTCTCTGCCGTAGCCGAGCAGCTCGCCTCGCCGTAG
- a CDS encoding sigma 54-dependent Fis family transcriptional regulator: MATKEAETRLSDLTQAPPGGWTFELVVASGPDAGKALVVDGATPRRLIGKSALCHLSIDDAEISRRHATVESTASGLHVQDLGSKNGTFLSGVRIASAFALGGETLRVGQTEVSVVRRSDEQAQLARAMRFGRVIGASAAMRKLYPILKRLAESDVPVVLEGATGTGKELLAETLHEEGTREAGAFSILDCAALSAAESEQALFGDESGRAGLLEQANGGTLFLDEIGELDGGVQGKLLGVIERGKVTRGADTVAVDIRFIASTRRDLEVEVQEGRLREDLYFRLAVAHVELPPLRERQGDVELLVRHFWTKLGGRGDLSSATMARLERSDWPGNVRELRNAVARLIAVGDDAPALAASKDAPTAVLGDFDHVLRQDLTLPVARQKVVDAFEHAYIERALAKSGGNVSAAAAAAGIARRYFYVVKNRVGSGER, translated from the coding sequence ATGGCAACCAAAGAGGCCGAAACGCGGCTCTCGGACCTCACGCAGGCGCCCCCCGGCGGCTGGACCTTTGAGCTCGTCGTCGCGTCCGGTCCCGACGCTGGCAAGGCGCTGGTGGTGGATGGTGCAACGCCGCGCCGCCTCATCGGGAAGAGCGCCTTGTGCCACCTCTCGATCGACGACGCGGAGATAAGTCGGCGGCACGCGACCGTGGAGTCTACGGCGTCGGGTCTTCACGTCCAAGACCTGGGGTCCAAGAACGGAACGTTTCTGTCCGGGGTGCGCATCGCGTCGGCCTTCGCGCTAGGCGGCGAAACGTTGCGCGTGGGGCAGACCGAGGTCTCGGTCGTGCGTCGCTCTGACGAGCAGGCGCAGCTCGCGCGCGCGATGCGCTTCGGTCGCGTCATCGGCGCCAGCGCGGCCATGCGCAAGCTCTACCCGATCCTCAAGCGACTCGCCGAGAGCGACGTCCCGGTCGTCCTTGAGGGAGCGACGGGCACCGGCAAGGAGCTCCTCGCCGAGACGCTGCACGAAGAGGGGACGCGCGAGGCGGGCGCCTTCTCGATTCTCGATTGCGCGGCCCTCAGCGCCGCCGAGTCGGAGCAAGCGCTCTTCGGTGATGAATCGGGCCGCGCGGGGCTCCTCGAACAGGCGAACGGCGGAACGCTCTTTCTCGATGAGATCGGTGAGCTCGACGGTGGCGTGCAAGGCAAACTGCTCGGCGTCATTGAGCGAGGCAAAGTGACTCGCGGCGCCGACACCGTCGCGGTGGACATTCGCTTCATCGCGTCGACTCGGCGCGACCTCGAGGTCGAAGTCCAAGAGGGTCGGCTACGCGAGGACCTCTACTTTCGCCTCGCCGTAGCGCATGTCGAGCTTCCGCCGCTTCGCGAGCGACAGGGAGACGTCGAGCTGCTCGTCCGCCACTTCTGGACCAAGCTCGGCGGGCGCGGTGACCTTTCGAGCGCAACCATGGCGCGCCTCGAGCGGAGCGATTGGCCTGGGAACGTACGCGAGCTGCGCAACGCCGTGGCGCGCCTCATCGCCGTGGGCGACGACGCGCCGGCCCTTGCGGCGTCGAAGGATGCGCCCACGGCGGTGCTGGGCGATTTTGATCACGTGCTGCGCCAAGACCTCACGCTGCCCGTGGCTCGGCAAAAGGTGGTGGACGCCTTCGAGCACGCGTACATCGAGCGCGCGCTGGCGAAGAGCGGTGGCAACGTCTCGGCGGCCGCCGCGGCCGCCGGCATCGCGAGGCGCTACTTCTACGTCGTGAAGAATCGCGTGGGCTCCGGCGAGCGTTGA
- a CDS encoding translational machinery protein produces the protein MTFHAVVWLDHQQARVFHITAEAFDEATFKAPKHHVTSSHGARDQHARGETREAAQFFEAIARALSDSQEILVLGPGTAKLALVKHMHKHDPKVEARIVGVETADHPTDAQIVAHARAYFRTNDPLLGR, from the coding sequence ATGACCTTTCACGCAGTCGTGTGGCTCGACCACCAGCAGGCCCGTGTCTTTCACATCACCGCGGAGGCGTTCGACGAGGCGACCTTCAAGGCGCCGAAGCATCACGTCACTTCGTCGCACGGCGCGCGCGATCAGCACGCACGCGGCGAGACGCGAGAGGCGGCCCAGTTCTTCGAAGCCATCGCCCGCGCCCTCTCGGATTCCCAGGAAATCCTCGTGCTTGGGCCCGGTACGGCTAAGCTTGCGCTCGTGAAGCACATGCACAAGCACGACCCAAAGGTCGAGGCGCGCATCGTCGGGGTCGAGACCGCCGACCACCCGACCGACGCTCAGATCGTCGCGCATGCGCGAGCCTACTTCCGAACCAACGACCCCTTGCTCGGGCGCTAG
- a CDS encoding glycoside hydrolase family 16 protein has product MRTAISSALFAALLSLAACETTPTEADGTTEGELRRRAFSVSSTASDKTTVAPGDVLVLTTTFTPQRRFTADVVLSHTLGFGPDVVTRETMTANALQRGQEVVVKQTLRVPLGAPEGAYRIGTSATSVDGSLSYHSNEEALSITVSKSAAPAATSGISAASVSPASVAAGGTVTAKASIALPGGGENLHVLMQLVDEAYNVVDKYVVSSQAFVSGQAAVYSHDFALPASLSAATYYLSIGVFSPDWSNAVAYLDRGASFTVASGSGAPATPPSPTGVPAPTYPPTGPRTLAFREEFDTDLRQWSDREPWQNPPGADAYGGASWFSIPAGPLSQVSGGNLTLAARACANPKGFPMCGAEVSTRGKYQSFVHGHVEARVKVDDNAHGFPGVWLLGNGTGDLAWPKTGEIDIFEFVNNGRDEGIPFFTVHWSCPQDPWGHCQKSYEWPARLTNFAAGFHVWSFTRTADWLESKIDGVVSSRITRADLAAIGGNYDVIFNEPMHLRVDLASGGPWAGDANRAPAPGDLVVDYIRVWSAP; this is encoded by the coding sequence ATGCGTACCGCCATCTCCTCCGCCCTGTTCGCAGCACTCCTGTCCCTCGCCGCATGCGAGACCACCCCAACGGAAGCCGACGGGACCACCGAAGGCGAGCTGCGGCGCCGCGCGTTTAGCGTGTCGAGCACCGCGTCCGACAAGACGACCGTCGCTCCCGGCGACGTCCTCGTGCTGACGACGACGTTCACACCGCAGCGCCGCTTCACCGCGGACGTTGTCCTAAGCCACACGTTGGGTTTCGGCCCCGACGTGGTGACTCGGGAGACGATGACCGCAAACGCGCTGCAGCGCGGCCAAGAGGTCGTCGTCAAGCAAACGCTGCGTGTGCCCCTCGGTGCCCCAGAAGGCGCCTACCGTATCGGAACAAGCGCGACGAGCGTCGATGGTTCGCTCTCCTATCACTCCAACGAGGAAGCCTTGTCCATCACCGTAAGCAAGTCGGCGGCGCCGGCCGCGACGAGCGGCATCTCCGCGGCGAGCGTCTCACCGGCAAGCGTCGCAGCAGGCGGCACCGTGACGGCGAAGGCGAGCATTGCGCTTCCCGGTGGCGGCGAGAACCTGCACGTCCTCATGCAGCTCGTCGACGAGGCGTACAACGTCGTCGACAAGTACGTCGTCTCGAGCCAGGCGTTTGTCTCGGGACAGGCGGCCGTCTACAGCCACGACTTCGCGCTGCCCGCGTCGCTTTCCGCGGCAACCTACTACTTGTCGATCGGCGTCTTCAGTCCCGATTGGTCGAACGCCGTCGCCTATCTCGACCGCGGCGCGTCCTTCACTGTCGCGAGCGGCAGCGGGGCACCGGCGACGCCGCCTTCACCAACGGGCGTTCCCGCGCCGACCTATCCGCCGACGGGGCCCCGCACGCTCGCCTTCCGCGAGGAGTTCGACACGGACCTCAGGCAGTGGAGCGATCGCGAGCCTTGGCAGAATCCACCGGGGGCCGACGCTTACGGAGGCGCGTCGTGGTTTTCGATCCCGGCCGGCCCGTTGTCACAAGTCTCGGGCGGCAATTTGACCCTCGCGGCCCGCGCCTGCGCGAATCCGAAGGGCTTCCCCATGTGCGGTGCCGAGGTCTCCACGCGCGGCAAATACCAATCGTTCGTTCATGGGCACGTGGAGGCGCGCGTGAAGGTCGACGACAACGCTCACGGCTTCCCCGGCGTGTGGCTCCTCGGCAACGGCACGGGCGACTTGGCCTGGCCCAAGACGGGCGAGATCGACATCTTCGAGTTCGTGAACAACGGCCGCGACGAAGGGATTCCGTTCTTCACAGTCCACTGGTCTTGCCCGCAAGACCCGTGGGGGCACTGCCAGAAGTCCTACGAGTGGCCCGCGCGCCTCACGAACTTCGCCGCCGGCTTCCACGTCTGGAGCTTCACGCGCACCGCCGATTGGCTCGAATCCAAGATCGACGGCGTCGTCTCGTCGCGCATCACCCGCGCCGACCTCGCCGCCATCGGCGGAAACTACGACGTGATCTTCAACGAGCCGATGCACCTGCGCGTGGACCTCGCGAGCGGCGGCCCGTGGGCTGGCGACGCGAACCGCGCACCGGCGCCGGGCGATCTCGTCGTCGACTACATCCGCGTGTGGAGCGCGCCCTGA
- a CDS encoding serine/threonine protein kinase, producing MTASSRRIGDRYVLGPDLASGGMATVHLGKQLGAEGFHRIVALKKLHGRFSADADIVDSFLAEAKVAASIRHPNVVAIQDVVREGDELFLVMDYVPGLSLARLMAGAETVRKVPPAIASAVLLNVLEGLEAAHGAAADDGTPLRLVHRDISPQNILVGADGAGRLIDFGVARSAARLKNTREGLVKGKLLYLPPEVVEGEAHGIAGDVFSAGAVLWEALVGKPVFAAETDGAITARILVGDVSPPSRSEPSVSEALDAVVLKALEHSARKRWKSAAEFAAALRVAAPPAPAAAVRAWLAQECGPTLEERSGQVRAFEVAALPDVASPARASLGAAEELETRPKPRRHAAAYGTTALVALLVAGGAALLSSRLRGESDLREAHAPDANALATARVDAMAPAAPLEASVLPAASAPPSPSAGGASTADAALGHEAGVVGAIARPAALPRPAPSASAQKSLDCRVPYRLDSEGNRIYRRECLQ from the coding sequence GTGACCGCCTCGTCGCGACGCATCGGCGACCGCTACGTGCTCGGCCCGGACCTCGCGTCGGGAGGCATGGCAACGGTCCACTTAGGCAAGCAGCTCGGCGCCGAGGGCTTCCATCGCATCGTCGCGCTCAAGAAGCTCCACGGTCGTTTCTCGGCCGACGCCGACATCGTGGACAGCTTCCTCGCGGAAGCGAAGGTCGCCGCCAGCATCCGACACCCCAACGTCGTGGCGATCCAAGACGTGGTCCGCGAAGGCGACGAGCTGTTCTTGGTCATGGACTACGTGCCAGGCCTTTCGCTCGCGCGCCTCATGGCCGGTGCCGAAACGGTCCGCAAGGTTCCGCCGGCGATCGCCTCAGCGGTGCTCCTTAACGTCCTCGAAGGCCTCGAGGCAGCCCACGGGGCCGCCGCCGACGACGGAACGCCGCTCCGCCTCGTGCATCGGGACATCAGCCCGCAAAACATTCTTGTCGGCGCCGACGGGGCCGGTCGGCTCATCGACTTCGGAGTGGCACGCAGCGCTGCGCGTCTCAAAAACACGCGCGAAGGCCTGGTCAAGGGCAAGCTCCTCTACTTGCCACCGGAGGTCGTCGAGGGCGAGGCCCATGGCATCGCTGGCGATGTCTTCTCCGCGGGAGCGGTCCTCTGGGAAGCCCTGGTGGGCAAGCCGGTCTTCGCCGCTGAAACCGACGGCGCCATCACGGCGCGGATTCTCGTCGGCGACGTGAGCCCGCCGAGCCGCAGCGAACCCTCCGTCTCGGAGGCCCTCGACGCGGTCGTGCTGAAGGCGCTCGAGCACTCGGCGCGCAAGCGTTGGAAGTCGGCCGCCGAATTCGCAGCAGCGCTCCGCGTGGCGGCGCCGCCGGCACCGGCCGCGGCGGTGCGCGCGTGGCTCGCCCAAGAGTGCGGCCCAACGCTCGAGGAGCGAAGCGGCCAGGTGCGCGCCTTCGAGGTGGCGGCCCTGCCGGACGTGGCATCGCCGGCGCGCGCGTCGCTCGGCGCGGCGGAGGAGCTCGAGACCCGGCCCAAGCCACGACGACACGCCGCTGCGTACGGAACGACGGCGCTCGTCGCCCTGCTCGTCGCAGGAGGCGCCGCGCTGCTCTCCTCCCGGCTTCGCGGCGAGAGCGACCTCCGAGAAGCGCACGCGCCCGACGCCAACGCGCTCGCGACGGCGCGCGTCGACGCGATGGCGCCGGCGGCTCCTCTCGAGGCGTCCGTACTACCTGCTGCTTCGGCGCCCCCTTCGCCCTCGGCAGGCGGAGCATCGACGGCCGATGCGGCGCTTGGTCACGAGGCTGGCGTCGTCGGCGCCATCGCGCGGCCCGCTGCGTTGCCACGACCCGCACCGAGTGCGAGCGCGCAGAAGAGTCTCGACTGCCGCGTGCCGTACCGACTCGACAGCGAGGGCAATCGCATCTACCGAAGAGAGTGCCTCCAATGA
- a CDS encoding serine/threonine protein kinase: MRPVGVTSSAGPEQVGRYEIIGALGAGGMAEVLLGRLRGPSGFERLVVIKRILPHLAGKQKFVDMFLDEARVVAQIRHANVVHVHELGYENGDLFLVMEYLEGESAGGLLRRLTVQKERLPPALAAYIVAEACAGLHAAHELATPSGERQNVVHRDVSPQNLFVGYGGDVKVLDFGIALAGDRIVRTEAGQLKGKFEYMPPEQWREEPLDRRADIFALGVVLFELTTGRRLFRRATRLDTVKAICELPIPPPSSLEAGYLPELERIVLRALEKKREDRYETAAEMRRDLLALVRPREAEPDAALAALMRRVFGDRIAEKAAMVGAARGTGPLASVPPADVDETVEVPVIEGDFDTRVVTDPREQTTGPAAARNKARPRLWAYVGLAVATLVAAGAAAFVRSTSTSNITGRSPEGTEERHVDGSARTLVTSTATSTATATATATPTPTPTPNITGRSPEGTEERQVDGSVRTLVTSTSTETYPRDAAAKPPSAEGKSAGPANRPRRSPPKPTPAPKASATGFAVIPL, translated from the coding sequence ATGCGGCCCGTCGGCGTGACGTCCAGCGCGGGGCCCGAACAGGTGGGCCGCTACGAGATCATCGGCGCCCTCGGCGCGGGGGGCATGGCCGAGGTGCTCCTCGGCCGATTGCGCGGCCCAAGCGGCTTCGAGCGGCTCGTCGTCATCAAGCGGATCCTTCCCCACTTGGCGGGCAAGCAGAAGTTCGTCGACATGTTTCTCGACGAAGCGAGGGTCGTGGCCCAAATCCGGCACGCCAACGTCGTTCATGTGCACGAGCTTGGGTACGAGAACGGCGACCTCTTCCTCGTCATGGAGTACCTGGAGGGAGAGAGCGCCGGAGGTCTGCTTCGTCGGTTGACCGTGCAAAAGGAGCGGCTTCCGCCAGCGCTCGCGGCGTACATCGTGGCCGAGGCCTGCGCGGGACTGCACGCCGCTCATGAGCTGGCGACGCCAAGCGGAGAGCGGCAGAACGTTGTCCACCGCGATGTGTCGCCGCAAAACCTGTTTGTAGGCTACGGCGGCGATGTGAAGGTCCTCGACTTCGGCATCGCCCTCGCCGGTGACCGCATCGTGCGCACCGAGGCAGGCCAGCTGAAGGGCAAGTTCGAGTACATGCCCCCGGAGCAGTGGCGCGAAGAGCCGCTCGATCGGCGCGCCGACATCTTCGCGCTGGGCGTCGTGCTCTTCGAGTTGACGACGGGGCGCCGCCTCTTCCGTCGGGCGACGCGTCTCGACACGGTGAAGGCCATCTGCGAGTTGCCGATTCCGCCACCGTCGTCGCTCGAGGCCGGCTACCTCCCCGAGCTGGAGCGCATCGTGCTTCGCGCTCTCGAGAAGAAGCGCGAGGATCGCTACGAGACCGCCGCCGAGATGCGGCGCGATCTGCTGGCCCTCGTGCGACCTCGCGAGGCAGAGCCCGACGCAGCGCTCGCCGCTCTCATGCGGCGCGTCTTTGGCGACCGCATCGCGGAGAAGGCTGCCATGGTGGGCGCGGCCCGCGGCACCGGTCCGCTCGCGTCGGTACCGCCCGCCGACGTCGACGAGACCGTGGAGGTGCCGGTCATCGAGGGCGACTTCGACACGCGCGTGGTGACCGATCCGCGCGAACAGACCACGGGCCCCGCGGCCGCCAGGAACAAGGCGCGCCCGCGCCTGTGGGCCTACGTCGGGCTCGCGGTGGCGACGCTGGTGGCGGCGGGGGCCGCCGCCTTCGTTCGCTCGACCTCGACCTCGAACATTACTGGACGGAGTCCCGAAGGGACGGAGGAAAGGCATGTCGACGGGTCCGCTAGGACCCTAGTCACCTCGACCGCGACCTCGACCGCGACCGCGACCGCGACCGCGACCCCGACCCCGACCCCGACCCCGAACATTACTGGACGGAGTCCCGAAGGGACGGAGGAAAGGCAAGTCGACGGGTCCGTCAGGACCCTAGTCACCTCGACCTCGACCGAAACCTATCCACGCGATGCCGCGGCGAAGCCCCCCTCGGCGGAGGGCAAATCCGCAGGGCCCGCGAATCGCCCCAGGCGGTCGCCGCCCAAGCCAACGCCTGCACCCAAAGCGAGCGCGACGGGCTTTGCGGTCATTCCGTTGTGA